From the Mesorhizobium koreense genome, the window GGAATGATTGTCGCTGCGCCCAGGTATCAAGAGAAGATCGAAGCAGCGCTACGATCGGGGGCGTGGACTGCGGGCGGCTTTGCCCTTTCTGCTGCACTCCAGCTAATGTCAGACGGAAGCGCGCAGCGCCTTCAAGGCAAAAAGCGCGACGATGCGGCTGCACGACAGAGGCTAGCTCGCACGACGCTCGCGGGGCTTGAGATCGTGGGCGATCCGCGCGCCTATCATCTCGTTCTGGCGCTTCCGGATACCTGGCGCGCGGACGAGTATGTCGCCGCCGCGTTCAAGCGAGGGGTCTCGACTGTTGGCATTGATGCATTCGCTGTCGGCGCCGGCCACGCGCCGAACGCCGTTCGTCTTGCACTGGCGTCACCGTCCATCCGCGAGCTTTCAGGAGCGCTTGCGACGTTGCGCGATCTGGCCCTTTTCAGACCAGATCGCCAGGACGTCGGATGAGCCAACCCAGTCATTGAAACGCATGGGCACGATTTGCGCGAGGTCTCGCCTAGGGCGGACTGGACGAAAAGCCCGGCTTCACGGTTATCGGCGATGGCGTAGGCCGCGTAAGCTCCCATCTGGCGACTACAGCGGAAGCCAGCCCGTTGCCGATGACATTGACTGCGCTGCGGCCCATGTCCATCAGGTGGTCGACTGCCACGATCAGGAGGAGGCCGCTTTCTGGCAGATTAAAGTAGGGCAATGTGCCGGCCACCACGACCAGCGCGGCTCGCGGCACGCCCGCGATTCCCTTGGAAGTCAACATGAGGAGCAGCAACATCAAGATCTGCTGATCGATGGAGATCGTGATACCGTAAGCCTGTGCGATAAACATACTCGCGAACGCACAATACATGGTTCCTCCAACCATATTGAAGGAATAGCCCAGCGGCAGCACGAAGCTTACAATCTTCCGATCGAACCCGATCGTTTCAAGGGCTTCGAGCAGCAGTGGGTATGCAGCCTCCGATGTTGACGTGGAGAAGGCAACGAGCGCAGGCGAGCGAATTACCTTCAAGACAGCTAGGATGTCGCGGCCGAGCGGTATGGAGGCGATCGCCACCATGCAGGCGATCAGTATCAGCAGTGCCAGATAGAAATCGGTGACCAGCTTGCCGTAGGTGATAAGGATACTGCCCCCTTGCGTTGAGAGAGTACCGGCGATCGCCGCAAAAATCGCCACGGGCGCGAGCATCATCACATAGTTTGTGATCTTGAACATGACGGCCGCCCCCTGTTCGATGATGCTGAGCAGTTGTCGCGACTTTTCGCCGACGGCGGAAACAGCGGTGCCGGCGAAGATCGAAAACAGCACGACCTGGAGCGTCTCGTTTCGTGACAGAGCGTCAAAGATTGAAGTCGGGATCAGGTGCTGCAGAAAGCTTGCGAGGTCGGGCGCTTGGCCGACGCCCGCTCCTGCCACCGTCTTCGCAGTCACCGCAACCGTTGCGCCGAGGCCCGGTTGTAGGACATTGACTGCGGCGATCCCGATGATCAGCGCCAGGAACGAGATACTTACAAACCAGATCAGCGCCTTGGCGCCAATCCGGCCAACCGTTGAAACGTCGTCGATGTGGCCGATTCCGCTAATCAGCGTCGTCAACAGCAACGGTCCAATGATCATTTTGATTAGGCGAAGGAAGATCCCAGTGACCTGATTAAGCACGGCAGCAAAACGCGCCGACTCGTCCGCATCTAAAACAGCGTGGGCTATCAGCCCGGTCACAAGGCCCGCAAGCATTGCAACAATTACGGATAATATGAATACGCGCTTCATCCCTGTTGCCCATTCCGGGAAGGCGCCTAGAGCATTGGTCGAATACGTTGCTTAGATCAATCTAAATATTGTTATTGTATCAATTGCCTTCATTAACGGACTATTTTCCAGCTCCTTGCTACTGCACCTTGTCGCCATTTTCTCCACATCCATCCAGCTTTTGTTCCGACCGATTTGCGGCCGTGAGTATCCATCTCTACGACAGCGTCCGGCGACGACTTCCACAAACACTGGAAGCTGTGCTTCTCATTCATGAACGAAGGTGACTGGCCATTCGTCGCCGGGCCAACTGGCGACGCGAACCCGGCAACCTCCGTTCGTCGCGCACCGCCACAAAGCAGGAGCCGCGGGCGCTTTGTCCTTCAGCGAAGGGAGTCGCTCATGGATACTGTCAAGTTTCTAACCCCCGACGAGGTCGCAGAGCGCTACCGTGGCGAAATCTCTGTCGGCACACTAAGAAACTGGCGTTCGATGAGAGTCGGACCAAGCTTCGTGAAGATCGGAAAAGCTGTGCTCTACCCGATCACCGAGCTTGACGCGTGGGACGAACAGAACCGCGTGTCTTGTCGCGCGTCAAAGCTACTCGCCGCTCAGCACGGCTGATCACGTCTGATCCGCCCGTTCGCGCACTCACTGCCTACCCCAATTGTCGGAACCAC encodes:
- a CDS encoding dicarboxylate/amino acid:cation symporter; the encoded protein is MKRVFILSVIVAMLAGLVTGLIAHAVLDADESARFAAVLNQVTGIFLRLIKMIIGPLLLTTLISGIGHIDDVSTVGRIGAKALIWFVSISFLALIIGIAAVNVLQPGLGATVAVTAKTVAGAGVGQAPDLASFLQHLIPTSIFDALSRNETLQVVLFSIFAGTAVSAVGEKSRQLLSIIEQGAAVMFKITNYVMMLAPVAIFAAIAGTLSTQGGSILITYGKLVTDFYLALLILIACMVAIASIPLGRDILAVLKVIRSPALVAFSTSTSEAAYPLLLEALETIGFDRKIVSFVLPLGYSFNMVGGTMYCAFASMFIAQAYGITISIDQQILMLLLLMLTSKGIAGVPRAALVVVAGTLPYFNLPESGLLLIVAVDHLMDMGRSAVNVIGNGLASAVVARWELTRPTPSPITVKPGFSSSPP
- a CDS encoding helix-turn-helix domain-containing protein — translated: MDTVKFLTPDEVAERYRGEISVGTLRNWRSMRVGPSFVKIGKAVLYPITELDAWDEQNRVSCRASKLLAAQHG